One Candidatus Regiella endosymbiont of Tuberolachnus salignus genomic window, CGCTCAAAAAAGCGAGATCGGGGTGATCCACTTTTTCCACTCTTTTGGCGCCTCATTACTGAGCAAAAACTGTTGATAAGATTTTGCCGCCGGCGCTAAATTACCTGGGGGCGGGGTGGCAAAAGCGATACCGCCGCGGATAAATTGCCCCAGGGTACCGCTTTTCACCACACCACTAAACAGCCCTACTTCTAAGTTATAACCCGAAGCTAACCAAAAAACGCTATTTTGCCTTATTAACTGTTGATACGGCCTGTCGACATGCAAGTGCACTTCCACCTTATCCGCCCGCACACCTAATTTAAGCTCACTGACTCTACCCACTTCTAATCCACGAAATAACAACGGCGTACCCACTTGTAATGCCCCCGCTTCTGCTGTGATAAGCACGATGGGTAAACCCGCCAACTCAGGATCCCCCACCGCTGCACGGGCGCTGGATTCCGAAACATAAAGCCGGCGCTTCAGGTTGCGGTCTTTTTTTATCTTCGCCAGATTGTCAAAGCTGATCGCACCCTTTAATACTCGATTGAGGGGCGAGGCTTGAATACTGACGCCACTCATGTCTAATTGCACTTTGCTACTGCTTTCCGCCCAAAAAATGCTGTTGTCGGTCAATAAGTGGCGATATTGCGGCTTGATATACAGATCTACCGCGAATTGATCGATTTTGGGTCTGATATTGACAATCTCGCCCACCTGGAATTGACGATACAGCACCACCGAGCCGGTTTGCACGTCTGGCAAGCGCGTGGCAATTAAACTTAAGGTGGTTACAGTATCCCCCAGAACACCTTCTTGGGCTTTCGACTGATTGCTGTAGAGGGGATAACGATTCAGCGGCTTGCCGCTGCCGCCGGGCAATAATACTATCCCGCCATCGATCCACTCTTGTGCACTCGCGCCCTCAATATCAATTCCACTAAAACCCAATTTGACATTAATACGACTATTGACAGCAAACTTGCTGTCTCGGTGCACAAAATGACGGTATTTCGCTTCAATGGCGGCGGTAAATATCACCACTGGACTATCTCGCTCATGACCCAGCGTACGACTCAGTATTTGGCCAATTTTAATGCCATTGAGCATAATAGGCTGGCCGACATCAATACCGTAACTTTGCGGCGCGCTCAATTGTAATGACAAGACATTGGGCTGTTGTAACAAACTACTGCTGCTATCAAGCACGGTAAAATGTTTTTTTGGCGCCCCCTCGCCCGGAAACAGCTCTAAGGTATTGCCGGTCAGCAGTTCGCTTAATTTCACGTCATTCAGACTCACGCGCGGGCTTTTCATTTCAATACGACTGCCGGTACGCATTAAATCAATCACCGAAGGATCGATAGCCAATTCACCACGCACTTTTTTGTCAGCTTGCAGTATTAATTTCGTCAGTATTCCTACTTGTAATCCTTGGTAGATTAAGGGCGTGCGCCCTTCTTGCAAATTATTACCATTAGGCAAATCTAAGGTAATAGAAACCCCGCGTTGGCTATGAGCCAAATCCGCATACAATGGGAAGGTTTGATCCATGGTGGCATGAGGGCTATCGGCAGGAGAATCAAAAGCAATCGCGCCATTCACTAACGCACTGATGTTTTCCATTTGTATCGAAACACCATTAAGACTGAACGCGCCTTTAAAGCCAGATACATTCCAGAAACGGCTGTCATCTTTAACCAGGGTAATAAAACGACGGTCGATCAGGACATCAATAATCACCCCTCGATGGGCTTGACCGCTGTTTTTTTGCAAACCACTTTCCGCCGCAAGACGATAATCATAAACCTTGCCTACCGGAATTTTACGATAATAAACCAGTGAGCCGATATTGAGCGAACCGAGATCATTGGCTTGCAGATGGATCATCAATTCACCGGTGTTTTGATGAAATTTGGGTTGCGTATCGAGGGCGATAAAATGCGTTTGCGGTTTACCGTTACCCGGCATCATGCCAATATAATTCCCGCCTACCAACGCATCTAGCCCAGAGACACCGGCCAAAGACGCTTTCGGTGTCACCAGCCAGAATTGCGTGCCGCTCAGTAGCTGGTCTTTCAACTCATTTTTGATATTCGCTTTAACTTCAATCTTGCTGAGGTTGTCCGTTAAATTGACCGACTGCACCCCTCCCACATCTACCCCTTGGTAACGAATAGGCGTACGACCGGCGACAATCCCAGCGGCAGATTGAAAATCAATAGTAATTTCTACCCCACGCTGTTGCCAATTGTT contains:
- a CDS encoding PqiB family protein, with translation MPQETPTTPIEAQIKHKYRISPFWLLPFIALLIAGSLVYNNWQQRGVEITIDFQSAAGIVAGRTPIRYQGVDVGGVQSVNLTDNLSKIEVKANIKNELKDQLLSGTQFWLVTPKASLAGVSGLDALVGGNYIGMMPGNGKPQTHFIALDTQPKFHQNTGELMIHLQANDLGSLNIGSLVYYRKIPVGKVYDYRLAAESGLQKNSGQAHRGVIIDVLIDRRFITLVKDDSRFWNVSGFKGAFSLNGVSIQMENISALVNGAIAFDSPADSPHATMDQTFPLYADLAHSQRGVSITLDLPNGNNLQEGRTPLIYQGLQVGILTKLILQADKKVRGELAIDPSVIDLMRTGSRIEMKSPRVSLNDVKLSELLTGNTLELFPGEGAPKKHFTVLDSSSSLLQQPNVLSLQLSAPQSYGIDVGQPIMLNGIKIGQILSRTLGHERDSPVVIFTAAIEAKYRHFVHRDSKFAVNSRINVKLGFSGIDIEGASAQEWIDGGIVLLPGGSGKPLNRYPLYSNQSKAQEGVLGDTVTTLSLIATRLPDVQTGSVVLYRQFQVGEIVNIRPKIDQFAVDLYIKPQYRHLLTDNSIFWAESSSKVQLDMSGVSIQASPLNRVLKGAISFDNLAKIKKDRNLKRRLYVSESSARAAVGDPELAGLPIVLITAEAGALQVGTPLLFRGLEVGRVSELKLGVRADKVEVHLHVDRPYQQLIRQNSVFWLASGYNLEVGLFSGVVKSGTLGQFIRGGIAFATPPPGNLAPAAKSYQQFLLSNEAPKEWKKWITPISLF